A genomic window from Streptomyces sp. MST-110588 includes:
- a CDS encoding MarR family transcriptional regulator translates to MTNDSAGEPRWLGEDEQYAWQSYLHASTLLEDHLDRQLQRDAGMPHIYYGLLVQLSRAPRRRMRMTELAQNAKITRSRLSHAVARLEKNGWVRREDCPSDKRGQNAVLTDEGMRVLEKAAPGHVAAVRAAIFDRLTPEQVTQLAQICRVVADGLQPAGADLPWLR, encoded by the coding sequence ATGACCAACGATTCCGCGGGCGAGCCGCGCTGGCTCGGTGAGGACGAGCAGTACGCCTGGCAGTCGTACCTGCACGCCAGCACCCTGCTGGAGGACCATCTCGACCGGCAGCTCCAGCGCGACGCCGGCATGCCGCACATCTACTACGGTCTGCTCGTCCAGCTCTCCAGGGCCCCCAGACGCCGGATGCGGATGACCGAACTGGCCCAGAACGCCAAGATCACCCGGTCCCGACTCTCGCACGCCGTCGCCCGCCTGGAGAAGAACGGCTGGGTCCGCCGCGAGGACTGCCCCTCCGACAAGCGCGGCCAGAACGCCGTGCTGACCGACGAGGGGATGCGCGTCCTGGAGAAGGCCGCGCCGGGCCATGTCGCCGCCGTGCGCGCGGCGATCTTCGACCGGCTCACCCCCGAACAGGTCACCCAACTGGCGCAGATCTGCCGGGTGGTGGCGGACGGCCTGCAGCCCGCGGGCGCCGACCTGCCCTGGCTCCGCTGA
- a CDS encoding questin oxidase family protein, with amino-acid sequence MDTTSGILDEALERLHTCGPEFHGYLSNHGPMAVEALVRNGRSRSVHNWLDRYETRLEDVPAPRERITEENWRAALGDPRRVTDWTAYFARRIAERPWREVLVQWWPRLLPGISGAATHPVIRVGHAVRTLTRDGETAPRVAELAHGLGYWAARHTTLPVSVRPAGTASPAEALAALPHVADQQVGVVAGLAQLPGTRGWRQAAQTLRRPQDPEAAREQLAAVVRAAAHHYLDYGHGDNILLVHAVTAPNAILRTLPVLPRELWGPSLDAAWAASAALAAVYTPDEPLPPLRTGPLTPEEVFERATAHGDEHVIKMTDATLDVMSWSQDGDERASAAALRAMELIPRE; translated from the coding sequence ATGGACACGACGAGCGGAATCCTCGACGAAGCTCTGGAACGTCTTCACACCTGCGGTCCGGAGTTCCACGGGTATCTGAGCAATCACGGTCCGATGGCCGTCGAGGCGCTGGTGCGCAACGGCCGGTCCCGTTCCGTGCACAACTGGCTGGACCGGTACGAAACCAGGCTGGAGGACGTGCCCGCGCCCCGGGAGCGGATCACGGAGGAGAACTGGCGCGCGGCCCTGGGCGATCCGCGCCGGGTCACCGACTGGACGGCGTACTTCGCGCGGCGGATCGCCGAACGGCCGTGGCGTGAGGTTCTGGTGCAGTGGTGGCCGCGGCTGCTGCCGGGGATCTCCGGTGCCGCCACGCATCCCGTCATCCGGGTGGGCCATGCCGTACGCACCCTCACCCGGGACGGTGAGACGGCGCCGCGGGTGGCGGAGCTGGCGCACGGCCTCGGTTACTGGGCGGCCCGGCACACCACCCTCCCGGTGTCCGTACGGCCCGCCGGCACGGCCTCCCCCGCCGAGGCCCTGGCCGCGCTGCCGCACGTCGCCGACCAGCAGGTCGGGGTGGTGGCGGGGCTGGCGCAGCTCCCGGGGACGCGGGGATGGCGCCAGGCCGCCCAGACGCTGCGCCGCCCGCAGGACCCGGAGGCCGCCCGTGAGCAGCTCGCCGCGGTCGTACGGGCCGCCGCCCATCACTACCTCGACTACGGCCACGGCGACAACATCCTGCTCGTCCACGCGGTGACCGCTCCGAACGCCATCCTCCGCACGCTGCCGGTGCTCCCCCGCGAGCTGTGGGGGCCCTCGCTGGACGCGGCCTGGGCGGCGAGCGCGGCGCTCGCCGCCGTCTACACACCTGACGAGCCGCTCCCGCCGCTGCGGACCGGTCCGCTCACCCCTGAGGAGGTCTTCGAGCGGGCCACCGCGCACGGGGACGAGCATGTGATCAAGATGACCGACGCGACGCTGGACGTGATGTCGTGGAGCCAGGACGGCGACGAGCGGGCATCGGCCGCCGCGCTGCGTGCGATGGAGTTGATTCCGCGGGAGTGA
- a CDS encoding pyridoxamine 5'-phosphate oxidase family protein: MAMTAEERSEFLAGPHVAVLSVASGSERGPLTTPVWYLYRPGGDVLLYTGRTSRKGRLIERAGRFTLTVQSTSPNYRYAAVEGPAEFFDITPELVKEVTARYVPPEAVDGYAEQMLASRKDLVAVRLTPERWNAADMGPA; encoded by the coding sequence ATGGCGATGACCGCAGAAGAACGCAGCGAGTTCCTGGCAGGGCCGCATGTGGCCGTGCTGTCCGTGGCGTCGGGGAGCGAGCGGGGGCCGCTCACCACGCCCGTCTGGTACCTCTACCGCCCCGGCGGCGATGTCCTGCTCTACACCGGCCGTACGTCCCGCAAGGGCCGGCTGATCGAGCGGGCCGGCCGGTTCACGCTGACCGTCCAGAGCACCTCGCCGAACTACCGCTACGCCGCCGTCGAGGGACCGGCCGAGTTCTTCGACATCACCCCTGAACTGGTCAAGGAGGTCACCGCCCGCTACGTGCCGCCCGAGGCGGTGGACGGCTACGCCGAGCAGATGCTCGCCAGCCGCAAGGACCTGGTCGCCGTCCGCCTCACCCCGGAGCGGTGGAACGCCGCGGACATGGGCCCCGCCTGA
- a CDS encoding pyridoxamine 5'-phosphate oxidase family protein has protein sequence MTSDPTPEALTWTAFAAAEPALARHVQNRFGAHRHHILGTLRRDGSVRLCGLEADFRFGELWLGMMNGSRKAQDLRRDPRFALHANPGPDTDMAGGDVRVAGRAVEVHDPDLLTRYAEQTSPPQPFHLFRAELTEVVRTYIDDPHIVVETWRPGRPSRTIRRTSENPPPPES, from the coding sequence ATGACGAGCGACCCCACACCCGAGGCCCTGACCTGGACGGCCTTCGCAGCCGCCGAACCTGCCCTGGCCCGCCACGTGCAGAACCGATTCGGCGCACACCGCCACCACATCCTCGGCACCCTCCGCAGGGACGGCTCGGTCCGGCTCTGCGGCCTGGAGGCGGACTTCCGCTTCGGCGAGCTGTGGCTGGGCATGATGAACGGCTCCCGCAAGGCACAGGACCTGCGGCGCGACCCGCGGTTCGCACTTCACGCCAACCCCGGCCCGGACACGGACATGGCGGGCGGCGACGTACGCGTGGCCGGCCGCGCGGTGGAGGTCCACGACCCGGACCTCCTCACCCGCTACGCGGAACAGACCTCCCCGCCGCAGCCCTTCCACCTCTTCCGGGCGGAGCTGACAGAAGTCGTACGCACGTACATCGATGACCCGCATATCGTCGTGGAGACGTGGCGCCCCGGCCGCCCCTCACGCACCATACGGCGTACGAGCGAGAACCCCCCTCCTCCGGAGAGCTGA
- a CDS encoding sigma-70 family RNA polymerase sigma factor — protein sequence MATRAVARRQATTSGADGASSVRAAGGEIADRDLVGMYLDEIARTPLLDAAKEVELSQTIEAGVYARQILDGEITDGNAAGASREELEALAAEGDRAKDVFIRSNLRLVVAVARRYPRSGLPLLDLIQEGNAGLVRAVEKFDYAKGFKFSTYATWWIRQAITRSIADQSRTIRLPVHLVEELGRIRRVQREFNRENGRDPEPAEIAKELNSTPERVTDVLDWARDPVSLNMSVDDEGDTQFGDLLEDTSAASPEQSVLTLLRSEELEDLIDRLDHRTASIIKARYGIEDGRERTLTEVGKQHGLTRERIRQIEKHALLELKRMAHDTGFDAVA from the coding sequence ATGGCAACCCGTGCCGTCGCCCGACGTCAGGCCACCACCAGCGGTGCCGACGGGGCCAGCAGTGTTCGCGCCGCAGGCGGGGAGATCGCCGATCGCGACCTGGTCGGCATGTACCTCGACGAGATCGCGCGTACGCCCCTGCTCGACGCCGCCAAAGAAGTCGAGCTGTCCCAGACCATCGAAGCCGGCGTCTACGCCCGCCAGATCCTGGACGGCGAGATAACCGACGGCAACGCCGCCGGCGCCAGCCGCGAGGAACTGGAAGCGCTGGCCGCCGAAGGTGACCGCGCCAAGGACGTCTTCATCCGCTCCAACCTCCGCCTGGTGGTCGCGGTCGCCCGCCGCTACCCGCGCAGCGGCCTTCCCCTCCTGGACCTGATCCAGGAAGGCAACGCGGGCCTGGTGCGCGCCGTCGAGAAGTTCGACTACGCCAAGGGCTTCAAGTTCTCCACGTACGCCACGTGGTGGATCCGCCAGGCCATCACCCGCTCCATCGCCGACCAGTCCCGTACGATCCGGCTCCCCGTCCACCTCGTCGAGGAACTGGGCCGCATCCGCCGCGTCCAGCGCGAGTTCAACCGCGAGAACGGCCGCGACCCGGAGCCCGCCGAGATCGCCAAGGAGCTGAACTCCACGCCGGAGCGCGTCACGGACGTACTGGACTGGGCCCGCGACCCGGTCAGTCTGAACATGTCCGTGGACGACGAGGGCGACACCCAGTTCGGCGACCTCCTGGAGGACACCTCCGCCGCCTCCCCCGAACAGTCCGTCCTCACCCTCCTGCGCAGCGAGGAACTGGAAGACCTCATCGACCGCCTCGACCACCGCACCGCCTCGATCATCAAGGCCCGCTACGGCATCGAGGACGGCCGCGAGCGCACCCTGACCGAGGTCGGCAAACAGCACGGCCTCACCCGCGAACGAATCCGCCAGATCGAGAAGCACGCCCTCCTCGAACTGAAGCGGATGGCGCACGACACGGGCTTCGACGCGGTCGCCTAG
- a CDS encoding VOC family protein yields the protein MGQDFARLHHIGHVVSDMAQAITLYERLGFVVPPPSCPAMPLHEGTAPRPFGAANTHADFPRSFLELVTCVKDSDTDGLPADAHLVPLQAPPGLLPHLVERINETSANVAAFLQRFEGLHILMFSSPDIDAAAARLTATGVRHGGVNTVRRAAPPGAGTPVETVRYLEIDGDEPGGRRGSVAEGRVGVVADLDPDIQGARHLDHPNGAVDLVEAVLCVADEELTTVRDRYTRYLGHSARPQGPAQVLDLDGAALTLVPASGLAALLPGEQPATLPALAGYTVAVRDLSLTRDLLHRNGLPTRETPSGDIFVPADAALGTAVVFRQAALQS from the coding sequence ATGGGACAGGACTTCGCACGTCTGCACCACATAGGCCACGTTGTCAGCGACATGGCACAGGCGATCACCCTCTACGAGCGGCTGGGCTTCGTCGTGCCACCGCCCAGTTGTCCCGCGATGCCCCTCCACGAAGGCACCGCGCCCAGGCCCTTCGGCGCTGCGAACACGCACGCCGACTTCCCGCGCTCTTTCCTCGAACTCGTGACCTGCGTCAAGGACAGTGACACCGACGGCCTGCCCGCCGACGCACACCTGGTACCCCTACAGGCGCCACCCGGCCTTCTGCCCCATCTGGTGGAACGGATCAACGAGACCAGCGCCAACGTGGCGGCCTTCCTGCAGCGCTTCGAGGGGCTGCACATCCTCATGTTCTCGTCCCCCGACATCGACGCCGCCGCCGCACGACTGACCGCCACCGGTGTGCGCCACGGCGGGGTGAACACGGTGCGCCGCGCCGCGCCGCCGGGCGCGGGAACCCCGGTGGAGACCGTCCGCTACCTGGAGATCGACGGCGATGAGCCCGGTGGGAGGCGGGGCTCGGTGGCCGAGGGCCGGGTCGGCGTGGTTGCCGACCTGGACCCGGACATCCAAGGGGCCCGGCACCTCGACCACCCCAACGGCGCCGTCGACCTCGTCGAGGCCGTACTGTGCGTCGCCGACGAGGAACTGACCACGGTCCGGGACCGGTACACCCGCTACCTCGGGCACTCGGCACGGCCGCAGGGACCGGCCCAGGTCCTCGACCTCGACGGTGCCGCCCTCACACTCGTACCCGCCTCCGGCCTCGCAGCCCTCCTGCCGGGTGAGCAGCCCGCCACGCTCCCGGCGCTCGCCGGCTACACCGTCGCCGTCCGCGACCTCTCTCTCACCCGTGACCTGCTGCACCGCAACGGTCTACCGACGCGCGAGACACCCTCCGGCGACATCTTCGTACCGGCCGATGCCGCACTCGGCACCGCTGTCGTCTTCCGCCAGGCCGCCCTTCAGTCCTGA
- a CDS encoding TetR/AcrR family transcriptional regulator produces MAMARRNDEADAAAEPKPEPKPEPQASLWERLERPGPAPRTALTPQRIAEAAVAIADVEGIDAVTMRRLASELGVAPMAAYRYVSGKDDILELMIDTVYAELDIPEAVTDWREVMRANALQTRAVMLAHPWLVQISSPQSLRALTPNRMAAAERMLAPLDRLGLDIDTMMAVLGTVGAYVHGAASAECAQRLLMKQEGWSDNNELRQALAPQMSYLMSTGRYPTYHRYIREGVHKDDPQWRFETGLDCVLDGVAARFRL; encoded by the coding sequence ATGGCGATGGCCAGGCGCAACGACGAAGCGGACGCGGCGGCGGAGCCGAAGCCGGAGCCGAAACCGGAGCCGCAGGCCAGCCTGTGGGAACGGCTGGAGCGGCCCGGGCCGGCACCCCGTACGGCCCTGACCCCGCAGCGGATCGCCGAGGCGGCGGTGGCGATCGCCGACGTCGAGGGCATCGACGCGGTCACCATGCGGCGTCTGGCCTCGGAACTGGGTGTCGCGCCGATGGCGGCGTACCGCTATGTCTCCGGCAAGGACGACATCCTGGAGCTGATGATCGACACGGTGTACGCGGAGCTGGACATCCCGGAGGCGGTCACCGATTGGCGCGAGGTGATGCGCGCCAACGCGCTCCAGACGCGCGCCGTCATGCTGGCCCATCCGTGGCTGGTCCAGATTTCCTCACCGCAGTCGCTGCGCGCGCTGACCCCCAACCGGATGGCCGCGGCCGAGCGGATGCTGGCCCCGCTGGACCGCTTGGGGCTGGACATCGACACGATGATGGCGGTGCTGGGCACCGTGGGCGCCTATGTGCACGGGGCGGCGTCGGCGGAGTGCGCGCAGCGGCTGCTGATGAAGCAGGAAGGCTGGTCCGACAACAACGAGTTGCGGCAGGCGTTGGCACCGCAGATGAGCTACCTGATGTCCACCGGGCGTTACCCGACGTACCACCGCTACATCCGGGAAGGCGTCCACAAGGACGATCCGCAGTGGCGCTTCGAGACGGGCCTGGACTGCGTGTTGGACGGCGTGGCGGCGCGTTTCCGCCTTTAG
- a CDS encoding NAD(P)H-dependent oxidoreductase: protein MSENLRVAVIIGSTRDGRFGPTVANWLAGHITQRGDMDVDLVDLVATPLPRVFPAFDRPPAPGTGELLAEVSPRLAAADAFVIVTPEYNHSFPAPLKDAIDWHNKEWHAKPVGFVSYGGVSGGLRAVEHLRTVLAELHAVTVRDTVSFHQYGEKFDQNGNSKDPASDAAAKGMLDQLAWWARALRDAKAIRPYVA from the coding sequence ATGAGCGAGAACCTGCGGGTGGCGGTCATCATCGGCAGCACCCGGGACGGCCGGTTCGGTCCGACCGTGGCGAACTGGCTGGCCGGCCACATCACCCAGCGCGGCGACATGGACGTCGACCTGGTCGACCTCGTGGCGACACCGCTGCCCAGGGTCTTCCCGGCATTCGACCGTCCGCCCGCCCCCGGTACGGGCGAGCTGCTCGCCGAGGTGTCACCACGGCTGGCGGCGGCCGACGCGTTCGTGATCGTCACGCCGGAGTACAACCACAGCTTCCCGGCGCCGCTGAAGGACGCCATCGACTGGCACAACAAGGAGTGGCACGCCAAGCCGGTCGGCTTCGTTTCCTACGGCGGCGTCTCGGGCGGGCTGCGGGCGGTGGAGCACCTGCGCACGGTGCTGGCGGAGCTGCACGCCGTCACCGTCCGCGACACGGTCAGCTTCCACCAGTACGGCGAGAAGTTCGACCAGAACGGCAACTCGAAGGACCCGGCGAGCGACGCGGCGGCCAAGGGCATGCTCGACCAGCTCGCCTGGTGGGCGCGGGCACTGCGGGACGCCAAGGCCATCCGCCCGTACGTGGCCTGA
- a CDS encoding MDR family MFS transporter — protein sequence MRHKQTTTAEPAGTEPAGTEPAGTEPAGTEPAGTEPVGTEPSSTESSGAAPGVSASEPTAPQPPQPLRSLYFGVFGLMLGMLLAMLDGLIVGTALPTIVGDLGGLDHLSWVVTAYLLTTAATTPIWGKLGDLYGRKGMFTAAIVIFLAGSMLSGVSQDMGQLITFRALQGLGAGGLMVGALSIIGVLVPPRESGRLQAMIGAMMPVAFVGGPLIGGFLTDALSWRWAFYVNVPVGLVALLVVGMGIRLRSERRKARVDYAGAALLSVGILALTLLASWGGVRYGWVSPQILGLAVVGAGALAWFVRVERRAAEPVLPPRLFRDRNFTLAQLLSFLVGAVMVAAANYLPQYMQFVQGASPTAGGMLMLPLMFGMLAVQLVTGRLISRTGRYRIYPIVGGAVTAAGMLVLTLLGTDTGTAVASALTLVAGLGIGFVMQSTTLITMNSADRKDMGAASGSVTLMRTVGGSLGVALLGAVYSGRVESSLVGDLGEEAGRRLAAGGERLSPQVLEAAPAVVRDAYQAAVTGGLHGVAVGGAVLSALALGAAWFLREVPLRD from the coding sequence ATGCGCCACAAGCAGACGACGACAGCCGAGCCGGCCGGCACGGAGCCGGCCGGCACGGAGCCGGCCGGCACGGAGCCGGCCGGCACGGAGCCGGCCGGCACGGAGCCAGTCGGCACGGAACCGTCCAGCACGGAATCGTCCGGCGCCGCCCCAGGAGTGAGCGCCTCCGAGCCGACCGCACCCCAACCGCCCCAACCACTGCGGTCGCTGTACTTCGGCGTGTTCGGCCTGATGCTGGGCATGCTCCTGGCCATGCTCGACGGCCTGATCGTCGGCACCGCGCTGCCCACGATCGTCGGTGATCTGGGCGGCCTGGACCACTTGTCGTGGGTGGTCACGGCGTACCTGCTGACCACGGCCGCGACCACCCCCATCTGGGGAAAGCTCGGCGACCTCTACGGCCGCAAGGGCATGTTCACGGCCGCGATCGTGATCTTCCTGGCCGGTTCGATGCTCTCCGGGGTGTCCCAGGACATGGGGCAACTGATCACCTTCCGGGCTCTCCAGGGGCTGGGCGCCGGCGGGCTGATGGTCGGTGCGCTGTCGATCATCGGTGTCCTGGTGCCGCCGCGGGAGAGCGGCCGGCTCCAGGCGATGATCGGCGCGATGATGCCCGTGGCGTTCGTCGGCGGGCCGCTGATCGGCGGGTTTCTGACCGACGCTCTGAGCTGGCGCTGGGCGTTCTACGTCAATGTGCCGGTCGGCCTGGTCGCCCTGCTCGTCGTCGGCATGGGCATCCGGCTGCGCAGCGAGCGCAGGAAGGCGCGCGTGGACTACGCGGGCGCCGCGCTGCTGTCCGTCGGCATCCTGGCGCTGACCCTGCTCGCGAGCTGGGGCGGGGTGCGGTACGGGTGGGTGTCACCGCAGATCCTGGGGCTGGCCGTGGTGGGCGCGGGGGCGCTGGCCTGGTTCGTACGGGTCGAGCGACGGGCCGCCGAGCCGGTCCTGCCGCCGCGGCTCTTCCGCGACCGCAACTTCACCCTCGCGCAGCTCCTCAGCTTCCTGGTCGGCGCGGTCATGGTCGCCGCGGCCAACTACCTGCCGCAGTACATGCAGTTCGTGCAAGGGGCTTCACCGACGGCCGGCGGGATGCTGATGCTGCCGTTGATGTTCGGGATGCTCGCCGTACAACTGGTGACGGGCCGGCTCATCAGCCGTACCGGCCGGTACCGGATCTACCCGATCGTCGGCGGTGCGGTCACTGCGGCCGGCATGCTCGTCCTGACGCTGCTGGGCACGGACACCGGTACGGCGGTGGCCTCCGCGCTCACCCTGGTCGCCGGCCTGGGCATCGGCTTCGTCATGCAGAGCACCACCCTGATCACGATGAACAGCGCCGACCGCAAGGACATGGGTGCGGCCAGCGGCTCGGTCACCTTGATGCGTACCGTCGGCGGCTCGCTGGGGGTCGCCCTCCTGGGCGCCGTCTACAGCGGACGGGTCGAAAGCTCCCTGGTCGGCGACCTGGGCGAGGAGGCCGGGCGCCGGCTGGCCGCGGGCGGTGAACGGCTCTCGCCTCAGGTACTGGAGGCGGCACCCGCCGTGGTGCGGGACGCCTATCAGGCGGCGGTCACCGGCGGTCTGCATGGCGTCGCCGTCGGGGGCGCGGTGCTTTCGGCGCTCGCGCTGGGCGCGGCTTGGTTCCTTCGCGAGGTGCCGTTGCGCGACTAG
- a CDS encoding Ig-like domain-containing protein codes for MEQLVTTPDNTAPAQYRTKRRLRRGLAAASLLAAGALALSACGGDASAGGQDKGNAKGQAGADAAAAKDASTAKISLSTKDGATDASINDTGVKVTGGKLTDVKLTQVDNGAEVKGAIAGDGSSWKPSVQLERGTKYKLVANAKDDKNRPATENATFTTVSPANSFIGAYTPDDGKTVGVGMPVSFNFNKPITNKKDVQSHITVTSSSGQKVVGHWFGTQRLDFRPQEYWKAGSKITMKIALDGVKGGDGITGVQSKTVNFTIGRSQVSTVDMSTQTMTVKRDGKTIRTVPISGGSPKNPTYNGQMVISEKFVQTRMNGSTVGFGGEYDIKDVPHAMRLSTSGTFIHGNYWGSPSVFGRAGTSHGCVGLQDNRGGGGDTQGKWFFENSLIGDVVIVKNSPDRTVKPENGLNGWNMPWSEWVA; via the coding sequence ATGGAGCAGCTCGTGACAACGCCGGACAACACCGCGCCCGCTCAGTACCGCACCAAGCGCCGGCTGCGCCGTGGTCTTGCGGCGGCCTCACTGCTGGCCGCCGGCGCACTGGCCCTGTCGGCCTGCGGCGGCGACGCCTCGGCGGGCGGTCAGGACAAGGGCAACGCGAAGGGCCAGGCCGGCGCGGACGCCGCCGCGGCCAAGGACGCCTCCACCGCGAAGATCTCCCTCTCCACGAAGGACGGCGCCACCGACGCCAGCATCAACGACACCGGCGTCAAGGTCACCGGCGGCAAGCTGACCGACGTGAAGCTGACCCAGGTGGACAACGGCGCCGAGGTCAAGGGCGCGATAGCCGGCGACGGCTCCTCCTGGAAGCCCTCGGTCCAGCTTGAGCGCGGCACCAAGTACAAGCTGGTCGCCAACGCCAAGGACGACAAGAACCGGCCGGCCACCGAGAACGCCACCTTCACCACCGTCTCCCCGGCCAACAGCTTCATCGGCGCCTACACCCCGGACGACGGCAAGACCGTCGGCGTCGGCATGCCGGTCTCCTTCAACTTCAACAAGCCGATCACCAACAAGAAGGACGTCCAGTCCCACATCACGGTGACCTCCAGCAGCGGCCAGAAGGTCGTCGGCCACTGGTTCGGCACCCAGCGCCTGGACTTCCGTCCCCAGGAGTACTGGAAGGCCGGCTCGAAGATCACGATGAAGATCGCGCTGGACGGGGTCAAGGGCGGCGACGGCATCACCGGCGTGCAGTCCAAGACGGTGAACTTCACCATCGGCCGCTCCCAGGTCTCCACGGTCGACATGAGCACCCAGACCATGACGGTCAAGCGCGACGGCAAGACCATCCGTACCGTGCCGATCTCGGGCGGCAGCCCGAAGAACCCGACCTACAACGGCCAGATGGTGATCTCGGAGAAGTTCGTCCAGACCCGCATGAACGGCTCGACGGTCGGCTTCGGCGGCGAGTACGACATCAAGGACGTCCCGCACGCCATGCGGCTGTCCACCTCCGGCACGTTCATCCACGGCAACTACTGGGGCAGCCCGTCCGTCTTCGGCCGCGCCGGCACCAGCCACGGCTGCGTCGGCCTCCAGGACAACCGGGGCGGTGGCGGCGACACCCAGGGCAAGTGGTTCTTCGAGAACTCCCTGATCGGCGACGTCGTGATCGTCAAGAACTCCCCCGACCGCACCGTCAAGCCGGAGAACGGCCTGAACGGCTGGAACATGCCGTGGAGCGAGTGGGTAGCGTAG